A genomic window from Gemmatimonas sp. includes:
- the rpmF gene encoding 50S ribosomal protein L32, with the protein MAVPKRRTSKRRKRARNTHKVAPAIVIQSCPQCGTMKRPHRVCNECGFYAGEQRVTAQEA; encoded by the coding sequence ATGGCCGTACCGAAGCGCCGCACATCTAAGCGGCGGAAGCGCGCCCGCAACACCCATAAGGTCGCGCCCGCCATCGTCATTCAGTCGTGCCCGCAGTGCGGTACGATGAAGCGCCCGCACCGCGTGTGCAACGAGTGTGGGTTTTATGCGGGTGAGCAGCGGGTAACTGCGCAGGAAGCGTAA